TGCTGTTGCGCCTGCCTTCCTACCTGATCGGGCCGCCGGGCGACCAGGTGACATCCGGCCCGCAGGTGCCGTTCGCGAAGCTAGACGGATTGCCGCTGGTGCTGTCGCGCAAGCCGTCGTCCGTGCGCATGATGCTCGACGAGATGGGCCGCCGCCACGATATCGAAATCCGCGTGTCGGTGGAGGCCGACTCCGGCTTCATCCAGAAGCAGATGGCGGTCAGGCGGGCCGGCTATACGGTGCTGCCCTGGCACACGGTCAGCGCCGAGGTGCAGCGCGGCCAGTTGCAGGCCGCCGAGATCGTCCAGCCGGGCGTGCTGCGCATGGTGTCGCTGATGCTGACCGACCGGCCGACGCACGCGGTGAAGGTGGTGACGGGATTGCTGCGCGAGATCGTCAGCGCGTCGCTGGCGAGCCTGGACGCGCTGCCGCCGGACGCGGCCTGACGCATGAAGAAAAACACAACGACACGCCCGCTTGCGCGGGCACGCACCGAGGAGACCGAGCCATGTTCCGATTTCTGACGCGCGTCTGCGCGCTGGCCCTGGTGGCCGGCGCCGCGCACGCCGCCTACCCCGAGCGTCCGATACGCATGATCGTGCCCTTCGCGCCGGGCGGCGGCGCCGACATCACCGCGCGCGTGGTGGCCGACACGCTGGGCAAGAAGCTGGGCCAGCCGGTCATCGTGGAAAACAAGGCCGGCGCCGGCGGCATGATAGGCGCCGCCGCCGTGGCGCGCGCCGAGCCGGACGGCTACACGCTGCTTTACACGACTCCCGGGCAGCAGATGACCCTGCCTTACCTGATGAAGACCATGCCCTACGATCCGGCCGACCTGCGGCCGGTGTCGCAGGTGTCGCTGGCGCCCAGCGTGCTGGTGGTCAACAGGAAGCTGGGCGTGCGCACGTTGCAGCAGTTGATCGACCTGGCCCGCAAGCAGCCCGGCGAGCTGAATTTCGTCAGCGCCGGCATCGGCGCGTCCAGCCACCTGAACGGCGAGCTGTTGCAGATCCTGGCGGGAATACGGTTGCAGCACATCCCGTACAAGGGCACCGGCGACGCGGTGAAGGACCTGGTCGGCGGCAACGGCGACATCGCCATCGATACGGTGGGCATCTATACGTCCTTCATCAAGGACGGCCGCCTGATTCCCCTGGGCGTGACCACCACCGAGGAACTGCCGCTGCTGCCCGGCGTGCCGCCGCTGTCCAGGACGCTGCCCGGCTACGACGCCTCGCCGATC
This genomic interval from Bordetella genomosp. 10 contains the following:
- a CDS encoding Bug family tripartite tricarboxylate transporter substrate binding protein, whose amino-acid sequence is MFRFLTRVCALALVAGAAHAAYPERPIRMIVPFAPGGGADITARVVADTLGKKLGQPVIVENKAGAGGMIGAAAVARAEPDGYTLLYTTPGQQMTLPYLMKTMPYDPADLRPVSQVSLAPSVLVVNRKLGVRTLQQLIDLARKQPGELNFVSAGIGASSHLNGELLQILAGIRLQHIPYKGTGDAVKDLVGGNGDIAIDTVGIYTSFIKDGRLIPLGVTTTEELPLLPGVPPLSRTLPGYDASPINYITVPKATPEAVVQKLAAALQATIAEPEVKQRMLEQGILAIANTPDQMAELLRKEQARWREVIEKAHIPKQ